Proteins co-encoded in one Candidatus Margulisiibacteriota bacterium genomic window:
- a CDS encoding YgiQ family radical SAM protein: MTDFLPVSKHDLRKRGIEQLDIILVTGDAYIDHPSFGPVLIARYLLAHGFKVGIIAQPDWNKDDDFMKLGAPRLFFGVSSGNLDSMVANYTADNKIRRTDMYTPGNVGGKRPNRATIVYTSKLKGLFPGVPVVLGGVEASLRRFAHYDYWSDKVRRSLIFDTKADYLTYGMSEKGILAIANKLSGSRDDIVAGFQEIPNTAIIVKDISEYKDALVLPSYEEVATDKKKYAEAFKLYYLEGRKKHPRIIIQPCQGRNVVVFPPQNLTGPELDALMEMPFVRAPHPSYKEPIPAWNFVKFSTVSHRGCFGGCSFCAISQHQGKYITSRSGESIKREIANTIMKQPDFTGNILDVGGPTANMYGMTCNKEEGCTRASCIYPNVCPHLDASLKPALSLLRTIRQIPGVKKLFIGSGIRYDLALLDDEYINEIAKHHVSGQLSVAPEHVCEEVLLMMGKPKIDKFLEFKDKFDAANRRHNKEQFLIPYFISSHPGSTLNHALELALFLEKHRIRIEQVQNFTPSPMTVSTCMYYTGLDPFTGKPVHIPKGEERTLQKALLQPHLEKNKLKVGKALRMLGKNKYFNELTS, translated from the coding sequence ATGACAGACTTTTTACCGGTTAGCAAACACGACCTGCGCAAGCGAGGGATCGAACAGCTCGACATCATCCTCGTCACCGGCGACGCTTATATCGACCATCCAAGTTTTGGCCCGGTCCTGATCGCTCGGTACCTTTTAGCGCATGGCTTTAAGGTTGGGATCATCGCCCAACCAGACTGGAACAAAGACGACGACTTCATGAAGCTCGGCGCGCCGCGCCTCTTCTTCGGCGTCTCTTCCGGCAACCTCGACTCGATGGTCGCCAACTACACCGCCGACAACAAGATCCGCCGGACCGACATGTACACTCCGGGGAATGTCGGCGGCAAACGGCCGAACCGGGCAACAATCGTCTACACCAGCAAACTAAAAGGGCTCTTTCCCGGCGTCCCGGTCGTCCTCGGCGGGGTGGAAGCAAGCCTCCGCCGTTTTGCCCATTACGATTATTGGTCCGACAAAGTCCGCCGCTCTTTGATCTTTGACACCAAAGCCGACTACCTAACTTATGGGATGAGCGAGAAGGGGATTTTGGCAATAGCAAATAAACTCTCTGGAAGCCGCGACGATATTGTCGCAGGCTTCCAGGAAATCCCCAACACCGCCATTATCGTTAAAGATATTTCGGAGTACAAAGACGCGTTAGTTCTCCCTTCATATGAAGAAGTCGCGACGGATAAGAAGAAATACGCCGAAGCCTTTAAGCTCTATTATCTTGAGGGGCGGAAGAAACATCCCCGGATAATCATCCAGCCGTGCCAGGGGCGTAACGTCGTTGTTTTCCCGCCGCAAAACTTAACCGGCCCGGAACTTGACGCTTTGATGGAGATGCCGTTTGTTAGGGCGCCTCATCCATCATACAAAGAACCGATCCCGGCCTGGAACTTCGTGAAGTTCTCGACCGTTTCCCACCGCGGCTGTTTCGGCGGCTGTTCTTTCTGCGCCATCTCCCAGCACCAGGGGAAATATATCACCAGCCGCTCCGGCGAATCGATCAAACGGGAGATCGCCAACACAATAATGAAACAGCCCGATTTTACCGGCAACATCCTCGACGTCGGCGGGCCGACCGCCAACATGTACGGAATGACCTGCAATAAAGAAGAGGGGTGTACCCGGGCCAGTTGTATCTATCCCAACGTCTGCCCGCATCTCGACGCCTCCCTTAAACCGGCCTTAAGCCTCTTACGGACGATCCGCCAGATCCCCGGAGTGAAGAAACTTTTTATCGGCTCGGGGATCCGCTACGATCTGGCGTTGCTCGATGACGAGTACATCAACGAGATCGCCAAGCACCACGTCAGCGGCCAGTTGAGCGTCGCGCCGGAACATGTTTGCGAAGAGGTCCTGCTGATGATGGGGAAACCAAAGATCGACAAGTTCCTTGAGTTCAAAGACAAATTCGACGCCGCCAACCGCCGTCACAATAAAGAACAGTTCCTGATCCCGTATTTTATCTCCTCCCACCCGGGGAGCACGTTGAACCACGCCCTGGAGCTGGCCCTTTTCCTGGAGAAACATCGGATCCGGATCGAACAGGTCCAGAACTTCACTCCGTCACCGATGACAGTTTCGACCTGCATGTATTACACCGGGCTCGATCCGTTCACCGGCAAACCGGTCCATATCCCTAAAGGGGAAGAGCGGACTTTGCAGAAGGCTCTTTTGCAACCACACCTTGAGAAGAATAAGCTGAAGGTCGGCAAAGCGCTCCGGATGCTCGGTAAGAATAAGTACTTCAACGAATTGACCAGTTAA
- a CDS encoding DJ-1/PfpI family protein, with product MKKALFIIAFEKFRDEEYQQPREELEKAGIGVTVASTRLGTATGKLGLKTKVDLLLDDVQAADYDALVLVGGPGCYDYYEDERVLNLVRAFNLAGKVTAGICSAAAILGIAGILKGKKATVFPGEAERLKAAGAIYNARGLEVDGNIITADGPGNARRFGSAIVTALS from the coding sequence ATGAAAAAAGCTTTATTTATTATTGCCTTCGAAAAATTCCGCGACGAAGAGTACCAGCAGCCGCGCGAGGAGTTGGAAAAAGCCGGGATTGGCGTGACGGTCGCTTCGACGCGGCTGGGGACCGCGACCGGTAAACTTGGCTTAAAAACTAAGGTTGATCTGCTCCTGGATGATGTTCAGGCGGCCGATTATGATGCCTTGGTCTTGGTTGGCGGACCGGGTTGTTATGATTATTATGAGGATGAGCGGGTCCTCAATTTGGTCCGCGCGTTCAATCTTGCCGGGAAAGTGACCGCCGGGATCTGTTCCGCGGCGGCAATTTTAGGGATAGCCGGGATATTAAAAGGTAAAAAAGCGACCGTTTTCCCGGGTGAAGCGGAACGCTTGAAAGCGGCCGGAGCTATTTATAACGCCCGGGGTTTGGAAGTTGATGGAAATATTATTACCGCCGATGGTCCGGGGAACGCCCGGCGTTTTGGCTCCGCTATTGTGACCGCCCTCTCTTAG
- the pgm gene encoding phosphoglucomutase (alpha-D-glucose-1,6-bisphosphate-dependent), producing the protein MLSPLAGQKAPDSILVDITKLIELYYSTHPDHNDPQQRVAFGTSGHRGSSLKGSFNEDHILATTQAICDYRQENGINGPLYMGKDTHALSDPAQKTALEVLAANSIALFIQENDGYTPTPVISHAILKYNRGKQTGLADGIVITPSHNPPQDGGFKYNPTHGGPADTKVTKWIEERANQYLAKKLAGVKRITYEAALKASTTRLYDFVTPYVNDLGSIINMEAIKASGLSIGADPMGGAGVNYWLPIAEKYGLRIDIVNPMVDKTFSFMTVDRDGKIRMDCSSPYAMASLVKLKDKYDIAFGNDTDFDRHGIVTPSVGLMNPNHYLAVAIWYLFQHRPKWPLTAAIGKTLVSSSLIDRVAKKLDCPLMEVPVGFKWFVDGLLNGSFGFGGEESAGASFLRQDGTVWTTDKDGFIMDLLAAEILAVTGKDPGIHYQELTALFGAPVYERIDAPANAKQKAILQKLSPEMVTATTLAGEPITAKLTRAPGNNSEIGGLKVTTENGWFAARPSGTEEVYKIYAESFRGADHLKKIFEEAKKIVDEAFAKGA; encoded by the coding sequence ATGTTAAGTCCATTAGCCGGTCAAAAAGCGCCCGATTCGATCCTGGTCGATATCACTAAATTAATTGAGCTGTATTACTCCACCCATCCGGACCATAACGATCCGCAGCAGCGGGTTGCTTTCGGCACTTCCGGCCACCGGGGTTCATCATTAAAAGGAAGCTTTAACGAAGACCATATCTTGGCCACGACCCAGGCGATCTGCGATTACCGGCAGGAAAACGGGATCAACGGCCCCCTTTATATGGGAAAAGATACCCATGCCCTGTCCGACCCGGCCCAGAAAACCGCCCTCGAGGTCCTGGCGGCAAACAGTATTGCTCTCTTTATCCAGGAAAATGATGGCTATACCCCGACCCCGGTCATCTCCCACGCGATCTTAAAGTACAACCGGGGAAAGCAGACCGGCTTAGCTGACGGCATCGTTATTACCCCCTCGCACAATCCGCCGCAGGATGGCGGCTTCAAGTACAATCCGACCCATGGCGGACCAGCCGATACTAAGGTGACGAAATGGATCGAAGAACGGGCTAATCAGTACCTCGCCAAAAAGCTGGCCGGGGTTAAGCGGATCACTTATGAAGCGGCTCTCAAAGCCTCGACTACCAGGCTCTATGATTTCGTCACCCCCTATGTCAATGACTTGGGGAGCATCATTAATATGGAAGCGATCAAAGCTTCCGGCCTTTCGATCGGGGCTGACCCGATGGGTGGGGCTGGTGTCAATTATTGGCTTCCGATAGCCGAAAAATACGGCCTAAGGATCGACATTGTTAATCCGATGGTCGATAAGACCTTCTCTTTTATGACCGTTGATCGTGACGGGAAGATTCGGATGGATTGTTCGTCGCCTTACGCGATGGCGAGCCTGGTAAAACTAAAAGATAAATATGATATTGCGTTCGGCAATGACACCGATTTCGACCGCCATGGAATCGTCACCCCCTCTGTTGGGCTGATGAACCCGAACCATTACCTGGCGGTGGCGATTTGGTACCTCTTCCAGCATCGGCCCAAGTGGCCGTTAACGGCGGCGATCGGCAAGACCCTGGTCAGCAGCAGCCTGATCGACCGGGTGGCGAAAAAGCTGGACTGCCCCCTGATGGAGGTCCCGGTCGGCTTCAAGTGGTTCGTTGACGGCCTCCTTAATGGGAGTTTCGGCTTCGGCGGCGAAGAGAGCGCCGGCGCCTCCTTCCTCCGCCAGGATGGGACCGTTTGGACGACCGACAAGGATGGTTTTATTATGGACCTGCTGGCGGCCGAGATCCTAGCTGTGACCGGTAAAGACCCGGGGATCCATTACCAAGAATTGACCGCCCTTTTTGGCGCGCCGGTTTATGAGCGGATCGACGCCCCGGCCAATGCCAAACAAAAAGCGATCCTCCAGAAATTATCACCGGAGATGGTGACCGCTACTACTCTGGCCGGCGAGCCGATCACTGCCAAACTGACCCGCGCCCCTGGGAACAACTCCGAGATCGGCGGCCTCAAAGTGACGACCGAGAACGGCTGGTTCGCCGCCCGTCCCTCCGGGACCGAAGAGGTCTACAAGATCTACGCCGAAAGTTTTAGGGGAGCGGACCATCTTAAAAAGATCTTTGAAGAAGCGAAGAAGATAGTTGATGAGGCGTTTGCAAAAGGAGCATAA
- a CDS encoding site-2 protease family protein — protein sequence MKKTFKVLTLFDIPVEINYTWFIVFALVIFTLAGGYFPETDPGLNYPAYLMMAVVSSLLLFTSLLAHEFSHSVVAMRNDLPIHGITLFIFGGIAHLEKEPETPWVEFKMAIAGPLMSFGLGLFFFFLTQLLLRYNVPSYVISMSNYLFIVNLAVALFNLIPGFPLDGGRVLRSILWKIMGNLSRATRIASGIGRALAFLIMAYGFFLVFAGLFLNGLWFIFIGYFVQESAEASYRQVLMRRFLSGTMAKNIMSKELVTVPPTLAVDRLVNDYFLKLRYISFPVIEDDNLLGIVTVHLIKELDQDKWPQYSVRDVMIPVSDALVIQGDAQIMECLAKMTNNEFGRLLVVEGEKLVGIISQRDIMRLLDLRSKIEK from the coding sequence ATGAAAAAAACGTTTAAGGTCTTAACTCTTTTTGATATCCCGGTCGAAATAAATTACACCTGGTTCATCGTCTTCGCCCTGGTGATCTTTACCTTGGCCGGCGGATATTTTCCCGAGACCGATCCCGGTTTGAACTATCCGGCCTACCTGATGATGGCGGTCGTCTCGTCGCTCCTGCTCTTTACTTCCCTGCTGGCGCACGAGTTTTCCCATTCCGTGGTCGCGATGCGCAACGATCTGCCGATCCACGGCATTACTCTTTTTATTTTCGGCGGGATCGCTCACCTGGAAAAAGAACCGGAGACCCCGTGGGTCGAATTTAAAATGGCGATCGCCGGCCCGCTGATGAGCTTCGGTCTGGGATTATTTTTCTTTTTCCTGACCCAGCTTTTGCTTCGCTATAATGTTCCCAGCTACGTTATTTCGATGTCCAATTATCTTTTCATCGTCAATCTGGCGGTCGCTCTTTTTAATCTGATACCCGGGTTTCCGCTTGACGGCGGGCGGGTCCTCCGTTCGATCCTTTGGAAAATCATGGGGAACCTAAGCCGGGCGACCCGGATCGCCAGCGGGATCGGCCGCGCGCTTGCCTTCCTCATCATGGCCTATGGCTTTTTTCTGGTCTTTGCCGGTCTTTTTCTCAACGGGCTCTGGTTCATTTTTATCGGTTATTTCGTCCAGGAATCGGCCGAAGCGAGCTACCGCCAGGTCCTGATGCGCCGCTTCTTGAGCGGGACCATGGCGAAAAATATCATGAGCAAAGAACTGGTTACCGTCCCCCCGACCCTGGCGGTCGACCGCCTGGTCAACGACTATTTCCTTAAACTTCGCTACATTTCTTTTCCGGTCATCGAAGACGATAACCTGCTCGGGATCGTCACCGTCCATCTCATCAAAGAACTGGACCAGGACAAGTGGCCGCAGTATTCGGTCCGCGACGTCATGATCCCGGTTAGCGACGCGCTGGTGATCCAGGGCGACGCCCAGATCATGGAGTGCCTCGCGAAAATGACGAACAATGAATTCGGCCGCCTGTTGGTGGTCGAAGGGGAAAAATTGGTCGGGATCATTTCCCAGCGGGACATCATGCGGCTCCTCGATCTACGGTCGAAAATAGAAAAATAG
- a CDS encoding SIMPL domain-containing protein (The SIMPL domain is named for its presence in mouse protein SIMPL (signalling molecule that associates with mouse pelle-like kinase). Bacterial member BP26, from Brucella, was shown to assemble into a channel-like structure, while YggE from E. coli has been associated with resistance to oxidative stress.), with translation MNEQKPALIIGLAFVIGMLAFGGFYYSAQLSVSNRDILSVTGSAKTRVNADQGKLTISLARQANANTLANGYAGLAHDLILTRTLLKKEGVADIAESPVSMNQVYDQNNTGPTKYTLNQTVTVQLNDVVKITKLSKMVPSLTEQGAVISVQALEYYYSKLPDLRVSLLSEAVKDAKARAEKIAEGTGRHVGSVAAASSGVVQVLTPNSVDVSDYGSYDTSSVVKDIMVTVKASFYLK, from the coding sequence ATGAACGAACAAAAACCAGCTCTAATTATCGGTCTCGCTTTCGTGATCGGCATGCTCGCCTTCGGCGGGTTTTATTATTCCGCCCAACTTTCGGTTTCCAACCGCGACATTCTCTCCGTTACCGGCTCGGCCAAAACCCGGGTCAACGCCGACCAGGGGAAATTGACCATCTCGCTCGCCAGACAGGCGAACGCCAACACCCTAGCCAATGGATACGCCGGGCTCGCTCATGATCTAATCTTGACCCGGACCTTGCTTAAGAAAGAAGGGGTCGCCGATATTGCTGAAAGCCCGGTCTCCATGAACCAGGTTTACGACCAGAACAACACCGGCCCGACTAAATACACTTTAAACCAAACGGTCACCGTCCAGCTCAACGATGTAGTCAAGATCACCAAGCTCTCAAAAATGGTCCCGTCGCTGACCGAACAAGGAGCGGTGATCTCGGTCCAGGCGCTGGAGTACTATTACTCGAAACTTCCCGACCTGCGGGTTTCCCTCTTAAGCGAAGCGGTGAAAGACGCCAAAGCGCGGGCGGAAAAGATCGCGGAAGGGACGGGGCGCCATGTCGGCAGTGTCGCAGCCGCTTCGAGCGGAGTCGTCCAAGTCTTGACCCCTAACTCGGTCGACGTCTCCGATTACGGCTCTTACGATACCTCGAGCGTAGTCAAAGACATTATGGTCACGGTCAAAGCTTCGTTTTATCTGAAGTAG
- a CDS encoding WecB/TagA/CpsF family glycosyltransferase — MGETVDFSGLKVDNVTLAEAVAKVESLITAHQPSLVVTPNPEMIVAAQDDTELRAVVNNAALRVPDGISMVVVKKLLGDPLKERVSGIDLMQRLLAVAAKKGYKAFFLGSAPGVADEAAVKARELNPGLLVVGTNDGYFKDEAALRAKIMAAKPDLLFVGLGAGRQEKWLAANLTKLGVPVGMGIGGSLDTIAGKVRRAPVLVQKLYIEWLYRLLQQPWRWRRQISLIKFLILMFFPRKK, encoded by the coding sequence GTGGGTGAAACCGTCGACTTTTCGGGGCTCAAAGTAGACAACGTCACGCTGGCGGAAGCGGTCGCGAAAGTGGAAAGCCTGATCACCGCTCATCAACCAAGCCTGGTCGTCACCCCAAATCCGGAAATGATTGTCGCCGCGCAGGATGACACTGAACTCCGCGCGGTCGTTAACAACGCCGCGCTCCGCGTCCCGGACGGGATCAGCATGGTCGTGGTCAAAAAGCTTCTCGGCGATCCCCTGAAAGAGCGGGTCTCCGGGATCGATCTGATGCAGCGGCTCCTGGCAGTCGCGGCCAAGAAAGGTTATAAAGCTTTCTTTTTAGGGAGCGCCCCCGGGGTGGCCGACGAAGCGGCCGTTAAAGCCAGGGAATTAAATCCCGGCCTGCTGGTTGTCGGGACCAATGATGGTTATTTCAAAGATGAGGCCGCGCTCCGCGCCAAGATCATGGCCGCCAAGCCGGACCTCCTTTTTGTGGGACTAGGAGCGGGGAGGCAGGAAAAGTGGCTCGCCGCCAACCTAACAAAGTTAGGGGTCCCGGTCGGGATGGGGATCGGCGGAAGTCTCGACACCATTGCCGGCAAAGTCAGACGGGCCCCGGTCCTGGTCCAAAAGTTATACATCGAATGGCTCTACCGCTTGCTCCAACAGCCGTGGCGCTGGCGGCGGCAGATCTCTTTGATCAAGTTCCTGATCCTGATGTTTTTCCCGAGGAAAAAATGA
- a CDS encoding radical SAM protein: MLTAERTQQASSFLAARRTVLNRMKAAGEGGALDYRPQKIGLSLTDKCNSNCTYCSASVGPSGKEVMPMEIVNRSVREGADADIAAVVLTGGEPTTHFDLLMKAIRQASEWALALAIQTNAKMPAETAQKLIKGVGNSGWRQENFGLFQFNLSYALSRSPAEIESLVNFVRLFGQSRIRGEILIEALHDQPIPVQEGVDLLNRQLGDRLVGLKDFFLTGDKKLNMIVNFPLMLGRARVLREMPLGQMIREACQPLDFSGYRRLEQFDQDVIAVDPFGYVYPSGLYMYMGIYPIGNIRVNTLTEIIEEANCDPFLIMVSRGRAGQFYDLAKELFPEFAALAKTCAVPFEVFADILEEPVKALAVLDKAADQLIND; encoded by the coding sequence ATGCTAACGGCTGAACGAACCCAACAAGCAAGCTCTTTTCTCGCCGCCCGCAGGACGGTCCTTAACAGGATGAAGGCCGCCGGGGAAGGCGGGGCCCTCGACTACCGGCCGCAGAAGATTGGTCTTAGCCTAACCGATAAATGCAACTCCAATTGCACCTATTGCTCCGCCAGCGTCGGCCCCAGTGGGAAAGAGGTCATGCCGATGGAGATCGTTAACCGGTCGGTCAGAGAAGGGGCTGACGCTGATATCGCGGCGGTCGTCCTGACCGGCGGCGAACCGACGACCCATTTTGACCTGCTGATGAAAGCGATCAGGCAAGCAAGCGAGTGGGCCCTGGCGCTCGCGATCCAGACCAACGCCAAAATGCCGGCCGAAACCGCGCAAAAATTAATTAAAGGAGTGGGAAACTCCGGTTGGAGACAAGAAAATTTCGGCCTTTTTCAATTCAACCTCTCTTACGCCTTGTCGCGTTCGCCGGCCGAGATCGAAAGCCTGGTTAATTTTGTCCGGTTATTCGGCCAGAGCCGGATCAGAGGGGAGATCCTGATCGAAGCGCTCCACGACCAGCCGATTCCCGTGCAGGAGGGGGTCGATCTATTGAACCGGCAGTTAGGCGACCGGCTGGTTGGATTAAAGGATTTCTTTTTGACGGGAGATAAGAAATTAAACATGATAGTTAATTTCCCGCTGATGCTTGGCCGCGCCCGGGTCTTGCGGGAGATGCCCCTTGGCCAAATGATCCGGGAAGCTTGTCAACCGCTTGATTTTTCCGGCTACCGCCGGCTGGAGCAATTCGACCAGGATGTCATTGCCGTCGATCCGTTCGGCTATGTTTATCCCTCCGGCCTTTATATGTATATGGGAATTTATCCGATCGGCAATATCAGGGTAAATACTCTGACGGAAATAATTGAAGAAGCGAACTGCGATCCATTCCTGATCATGGTCAGCAGAGGAAGAGCCGGGCAGTTCTACGATCTGGCGAAAGAGCTATTCCCGGAGTTTGCCGCGCTGGCCAAAACCTGCGCTGTCCCATTTGAAGTCTTCGCCGATATTCTGGAAGAACCGGTGAAAGCCTTGGCGGTTTTAGATAAAGCGGCCGACCAACTGATTAACGACTAA
- the pgi gene encoding glucose-6-phosphate isomerase, translating into MFNKTKAYKKLAKHYKEIGQKHLRDLFEADERRGHKFSVKTEHLVFDFSRQRVTEETIKLLAELAKESDLAGKIQAMFSGQKINRTENRAVLHTALRNRKNDPVMVDGQDVMPGINAVLGQIERFSGEVLSGQRTGATGKKFKNIVSIGIGGSYLGPEYLAVALRPYAQPGMNLVFIANIDGTDFEEKTASLDPEETLVIIVSKTFTTAETMHNARTAKQWLLAGLKNHPDAIKKHFVAVSTAKEKVEAFGIDPQNMFGFWDWVGGRFSATSAVGVLPLSLYLGFENVSYILEGAYWLDNHCRHTPIEKNIPILSALLDIWNINFLGFKTRALLPYAQGLAKLAAHTQQVEMESNGKSVDLEGNKLEFETGEIVFGEPGTNGQHSFYQLLHQGTQIVPCDFIGFITPQYQYDKNAQTKVTHHEELMTNFFAQPDAMAFGKDDANPAKIFPGNRPSSSMLLEALTPFTAGLLLAWTEHRTAVKGFIWGINSFDQEGVQLGKVLGLEHRERIIEYYDKTEYDACGLTDSTDLLLKAFLKGKL; encoded by the coding sequence ATGTTCAACAAAACCAAAGCGTATAAAAAACTGGCCAAGCATTATAAAGAGATCGGTCAAAAACATTTGCGGGATCTTTTCGAGGCGGATGAACGGCGCGGCCATAAGTTCTCGGTCAAGACCGAACATCTGGTTTTTGATTTCTCCCGCCAGCGGGTGACCGAAGAGACGATCAAGCTTCTGGCCGAACTGGCTAAAGAGAGCGATCTGGCCGGAAAGATCCAGGCGATGTTCAGCGGCCAGAAGATCAATCGGACAGAGAACCGGGCAGTCCTTCATACGGCGCTGCGTAACCGGAAGAACGATCCGGTCATGGTTGACGGCCAGGACGTGATGCCGGGGATCAACGCGGTCTTGGGCCAGATCGAACGCTTCTCCGGCGAAGTCCTCTCCGGCCAAAGAACGGGCGCGACCGGCAAGAAATTTAAAAATATCGTTTCGATCGGGATCGGCGGCTCTTATTTGGGCCCGGAATATCTGGCGGTCGCTCTCCGCCCCTACGCCCAGCCGGGGATGAACCTGGTCTTTATCGCCAACATTGACGGGACCGACTTCGAGGAAAAAACTGCCAGCCTCGATCCGGAAGAGACCCTGGTCATTATCGTTTCCAAAACTTTTACCACCGCGGAGACGATGCACAACGCCCGGACCGCCAAGCAGTGGCTTCTGGCCGGTTTGAAGAACCACCCCGATGCAATCAAGAAACATTTTGTTGCCGTTTCGACCGCCAAAGAAAAGGTTGAAGCGTTCGGCATCGATCCGCAAAACATGTTCGGTTTCTGGGATTGGGTCGGCGGCCGTTTCAGCGCGACCTCGGCCGTTGGCGTCCTCCCCCTTTCCCTGTATCTTGGTTTTGAGAATGTCAGCTATATTTTGGAAGGGGCTTACTGGCTCGATAACCATTGCCGCCACACGCCGATCGAAAAAAACATCCCGATCCTCTCGGCCTTGCTCGACATCTGGAATATTAATTTCCTTGGCTTCAAGACCCGCGCCTTGCTCCCCTACGCGCAAGGGTTGGCGAAACTTGCCGCCCATACCCAGCAAGTGGAGATGGAGAGCAACGGCAAGTCGGTCGACCTGGAAGGGAATAAACTGGAGTTCGAGACCGGTGAGATCGTCTTCGGCGAACCGGGGACCAATGGCCAGCATTCGTTCTACCAGCTCCTCCATCAGGGGACGCAGATCGTCCCGTGTGATTTCATCGGCTTTATCACCCCGCAATACCAGTACGACAAGAATGCGCAAACCAAAGTGACCCATCACGAAGAGCTGATGACCAACTTCTTTGCCCAGCCGGACGCCATGGCCTTTGGTAAAGATGACGCCAACCCGGCTAAAATATTCCCCGGAAACCGCCCTTCTTCTTCGATGCTACTTGAAGCGTTGACCCCCTTCACCGCCGGGCTCCTTCTGGCCTGGACCGAACATCGGACAGCGGTGAAAGGTTTTATCTGGGGGATCAATAGTTTTGACCAGGAAGGGGTCCAGTTGGGTAAAGTTCTCGGCCTTGAACACCGCGAGAGGATCATTGAGTATTACGACAAGACCGAATATGACGCTTGCGGCTTGACCGATTCGACAGACCTGTTGTTAAAAGCGTTCCTTAAAGGGAAGTTGTAA
- a CDS encoding DUF6498-containing protein: MAKKFFIIDRTDPSAWSLFFANLLTIALAVKFNWSLIELMWIYWSQSVIIGAINVIKMRRLEKATGRSSWFFMGDTSSFFLMHYGFFHLIYLLFLSIFTLAGETPLSNGAPVQWGWVFITILVFLANHIFSYLYNQERDQSKANLDRLFMFPYARIIPMHLTLILGAAMDVILPGVAHAPILLFLSLKTIADLVMHKIEHS, encoded by the coding sequence ATGGCTAAGAAATTCTTTATTATCGACCGGACCGATCCCAGCGCCTGGTCGCTCTTTTTTGCCAACCTGCTGACGATCGCTTTGGCGGTGAAATTCAACTGGAGCCTGATAGAACTGATGTGGATCTACTGGTCGCAGAGCGTGATTATCGGCGCGATCAATGTCATCAAAATGCGCCGGTTGGAGAAAGCCACCGGCCGGTCGAGTTGGTTTTTTATGGGGGATACTTCTTCGTTCTTTTTAATGCACTACGGTTTCTTTCATTTGATCTATTTGCTTTTCCTGTCGATCTTCACCCTCGCGGGAGAGACCCCGTTAAGCAACGGCGCGCCGGTCCAGTGGGGCTGGGTTTTTATTACAATTTTGGTCTTTTTAGCGAACCATATATTTTCTTACTTATATAATCAGGAGCGGGACCAGTCCAAAGCCAACCTCGACCGGCTCTTCATGTTCCCTTACGCCCGGATCATTCCGATGCACCTGACCCTGATCCTTGGCGCGGCGATGGATGTCATCCTGCCGGGGGTTGCCCACGCCCCTATTCTGCTTTTCCTGTCGTTAAAGACGATCGCTGACCTGGTCATGCATAAGATCGAACATTCATAA